One window of the Candidatus Tisiphia endosymbiont of Sialis lutaria genome contains the following:
- a CDS encoding DnaA N-terminal domain-containing protein produces the protein MLSDRIIIFVSAIFFISAPGFEWSPIVYEKTAIEKWNKKNISIEEGIKLEELDKSSTWYKVRRELKKQLGEFVDKVWFSKLRVEENIDKKILTLYAPSNFTRDWINNKYGYVVRQLSKELGYQEVITTLNNQ, from the coding sequence ATGCTATCTGATCGCATAATTATTTTTGTAAGTGCTATATTCTTTATTTCTGCCCCTGGTTTTGAATGGTCTCCTATAGTCTATGAGAAAACAGCAATTGAAAAATGGAATAAAAAGAATATATCTATAGAAGAAGGAATAAAACTTGAGGAATTAGATAAAAGTTCAACATGGTATAAGGTTAGAAGAGAGCTAAAAAAGCAACTAGGAGAATTTGTTGATAAAGTTTGGTTTTCTAAATTGCGAGTAGAGGAAAATATAGATAAAAAAATACTAACTTTATATGCCCCGAGTAATTTTACAAGAGATTGGATTAATAATAAATATGGATATGTAGTTAGACAATTGTCAAAAGAACTAGGTTACCAAGAGGTTATAACTACCTTAAATAACCAATGA
- a CDS encoding recombinase family protein: MKIGYARVSSNNQDLELQQQALIEAGCQKIFSESASGKDNNRTELMIMIESLRPSDIVIVYKIDRIARSLKGLIELIELLNNKSVELVSLDSGDKVDTTSPMGRAFFQIAGVFAELERSMINSRTKAGIAKAKLNGVKFGRRVGSSNKTTLGKIEKIKIFLQAGKTYSWISKELFVSKKTISDIKKLLQKNDRAFKT, translated from the coding sequence ATGAAAATTGGATATGCAAGAGTAAGCAGTAATAATCAGGACTTAGAATTACAACAACAAGCATTAATTGAGGCGGGATGCCAAAAGATATTTAGCGAGTCAGCTAGTGGCAAAGATAATAATCGCACTGAGCTAATGATTATGATTGAATCATTGCGACCAAGTGATATTGTTATAGTTTATAAGATTGATCGGATTGCTAGATCTCTAAAAGGACTAATTGAGCTAATCGAACTACTAAATAACAAATCTGTTGAGCTTGTGTCCCTTGATTCAGGAGATAAAGTAGATACTACTTCGCCTATGGGGAGAGCATTTTTCCAAATAGCTGGAGTATTTGCTGAATTAGAACGTAGCATGATTAATAGCAGAACTAAAGCAGGAATTGCTAAGGCTAAGCTTAATGGAGTAAAATTTGGTAGAAGAGTTGGTAGTAGCAACAAAACAACTTTAGGCAAAATAGAAAAAATAAAGATTTTTCTGCAAGCTGGTAAAACTTATAGTTGGATTAGCAAGGAATTGTTTGTCAGTAAAAAAACAATATCTGATATTAAAAAATTGTTACAGAAAAATGACCGAGCGTTTAAAACATGA
- a CDS encoding Rpn family recombination-promoting nuclease/putative transposase — MTKKLKHDSLVKTIMADPVAAQEFLEYYLPNDFKSLVDLSKITVEKESYIEESLNKKYSDIVYGVATKNQGKAFVYVLIEAQSSVDYWTALRLWKYTLLLCERHKKGRKKLPLVYNLVIYNGKEVYTAPRNLWSLFTDAVIAKKVMTEDYQLVDLQSMSDDEIVKKKHIGMLEYMLKHIHQRDMIKLWEEFLQRFKLEILVDKEKGYIYIKSFLWYTDAKLPEAKQSELEQVLTKYLSEEEQGVIMRTVAQKYIEEGEARGIHIGKAEGKAEGKAEGEKQKAISIAKNLLKAGLSVDFITQSTGLSLSQIESLSK, encoded by the coding sequence ATGACAAAAAAGTTAAAGCATGATTCATTAGTCAAAACAATAATGGCTGATCCTGTAGCAGCCCAAGAATTTTTGGAATATTATTTGCCTAATGATTTTAAGAGTTTAGTAGATTTATCAAAAATAACAGTAGAAAAAGAAAGTTACATAGAAGAATCTTTAAACAAGAAATATAGTGATATAGTGTATGGAGTTGCTACCAAGAATCAGGGTAAGGCTTTTGTGTATGTGTTGATTGAGGCTCAGTCGAGCGTTGATTATTGGACAGCTCTACGATTATGGAAATACACATTGTTATTATGCGAAAGGCATAAGAAAGGAAGAAAGAAATTACCATTAGTATATAATTTAGTAATTTATAATGGTAAAGAAGTTTATACTGCCCCTAGGAATTTATGGAGTTTATTTACCGATGCAGTTATAGCCAAGAAAGTGATGACAGAAGATTATCAATTGGTCGATTTACAAAGCATGTCTGATGATGAAATAGTGAAGAAGAAGCATATTGGGATGTTAGAATATATGCTAAAACATATCCATCAACGAGATATGATAAAGCTTTGGGAAGAATTTCTGCAGAGATTTAAATTAGAGATATTAGTAGATAAGGAAAAAGGCTATATTTACATAAAATCGTTTTTATGGTACACTGACGCTAAGCTTCCTGAGGCAAAGCAATCAGAATTAGAGCAAGTACTAACCAAATATTTATCAGAAGAAGAACAAGGTGTTATTATGAGAACTGTTGCACAAAAATATATCGAAGAAGGTGAAGCCAGAGGTATCCATATAGGTAAAGCTGAAGGTAAAGCTGAGGGTAAAGCTGAGGGTGAAAAACAAAAAGCAATCTCTATAGCTAAAAATTTACTAAAGGCTGGTTTATCTGTTGACTTTATTACTCAATCCACCGGCTTGAGTCTATCGCAAATTGAGTCTTTATCCAAATAA